A single window of Gossypium arboreum isolate Shixiya-1 chromosome 13, ASM2569848v2, whole genome shotgun sequence DNA harbors:
- the LOC108487362 gene encoding subtilisin-like protease SBT3.17: protein MSINIFPILFCSIIALCCLIQMAESTDATKSSSAAAAGGTDAAVHIVYTERPQDEQPEAYHIRTLSNVLGSEEAAKEALIYSYKTAASGFSAKLTPQQVAEISKQPGVLQVVPSRTLQLHSGPGKLH, encoded by the exons ATGAGCATCAATATATTCCCGATTTTATTCTGTTCGATAATTGCTTTGTGTTGTTTAATCCAAATGGCTGAATCTACAGACGCAACGAAATCATCTTCGGCGGCGGCGGCGGGTGGGACGGATGCGGCGGTCCACATCGTTTACACCGAGAGGCCTCAGGATGAGCAGCCTGAAGCCTACCATATCCGGACCCTCTCCAACGTCCTCGGCAGCGAAGAAGCTGCTAAGGAAGCCCTGATCTACAGTTACAAGACGGCTGCCAGTGGCTTCTCCGCCAAGCTTACTCCCCAACAGGTTGCCGAAATATCAA AACAACCTGGTGTTCTTCAAGTTGTCCCGAGCAGGACACTCCAGCTACATTCTGGACCAGGCAAGCTGCACTAa